The following are encoded together in the Mustela nigripes isolate SB6536 chromosome 11, MUSNIG.SB6536, whole genome shotgun sequence genome:
- the HAGH gene encoding hydroxyacylglutathione hydrolase, mitochondrial isoform X2, which produces MKVELLPALTDNYMYLIIDDETKEAAVVDPVQPQKVVETVKKLGVKLTTVLTTHHHWDHAGGNEKLVKLAPGLKVCGGDDRIGALTHKVTHLSTLQVGSLHVKCLSTPCHTSGHICYFVNKPSSSEPPAVFTGDTLFVAGCGKFYEGTADEMYRALLEVLGRLPPDTRVYCGHEYTINNLKFARHVEPNNPAVQEKLVWAKRKLRAVFQSGHTSLRSHLQCRRLPFLRTVSVPDWLIVAVLTERDHK; this is translated from the exons ATGAAGGTTGAGTTACTGCCAGCGCTGACCGACAACTACATGTACCTGATCATCGACGACGAGACCAAGGAGGCCGCCGTCGTGGACCCGGTGCAGCCCCagaag GTTGTAGAGACGGTGAAGAAGCTCGGAGTGAAGCTGACCACAGTGCTTACCACCCACCACCACTG GGATCATGCCGGCGGAAACGAGAAGCTGGTCAAGCTGGCGCCTGGGTTGAAGGTGTGCGGGGGTGACGACCGGATCGGGGCCCTGACTCACAAGGTCACACACCTGTCCACACTGCAG GTGGGGTCTCTCCACGTCAAGTGCCTGTCCACGCCGTGCCACACATCTGGACACATCTGCTACTTCGTGAACAAGCCCAGCAGCTCCGAGCCGCCTGCGGTGTTCACAG GTGACACCTTGTTTGTGGCCGGCTGTGGGAAGTTCTACGAGGGGACAGCGGATGAGATGTACAGAGCCCTGCTCGAGGTCCTGGGCCGGCTCCCTCCCGACACG AGAGTGTACTGTGGCCACGAGTACACCATCAACAACCTCAAGTTCGCGCGCCACGTGGAACCCAACAACCCCGCCGTTCAGGAGAAGCTGGTCTGGGCCAAG aGGAagctccgtgctgttttccagagtggccacaccagcttgcgttcccacctgCAGTGTaggaggctcccctttctccgcaccGTGTCGGTCCCTGACTGGTTAATtgtagccgttctgactg agagagatcacaagtag